Proteins encoded within one genomic window of Actinoplanes octamycinicus:
- a CDS encoding TetR/AcrR family transcriptional regulator — translation MPRPTKQQIDDEILDAAAGLFARHGFRETSVQRIADAVGYSKTGLLHRFPTKEALQEAVIERCVGQIREVAAIAEPLPPGPDRDRSVIDGMARLALGQPGVVALMLSCLLAEPESEFGAALQMIGDEVAAAFGDQPFTGAAFGTGQLTHPERAIRVTGALGALAVASVALRDCVIPDAVTTLVDVAYDALGHPPTH, via the coding sequence ATGCCCCGTCCCACCAAACAGCAGATCGACGACGAGATCCTCGACGCCGCCGCCGGCCTCTTCGCCCGGCACGGCTTCCGGGAGACGTCGGTGCAGCGCATCGCCGACGCGGTGGGCTACTCCAAGACCGGCCTGCTGCACCGCTTCCCGACCAAGGAGGCGCTGCAGGAGGCGGTCATCGAGCGCTGCGTGGGGCAGATCCGCGAGGTCGCGGCGATCGCCGAGCCGCTGCCGCCGGGCCCGGACCGCGACCGGTCGGTGATCGACGGCATGGCGCGTCTGGCCCTCGGCCAGCCCGGCGTGGTCGCGCTGATGCTGTCCTGCCTGCTGGCCGAGCCGGAGAGCGAGTTCGGCGCGGCGCTGCAGATGATCGGCGACGAGGTGGCCGCGGCCTTCGGCGACCAGCCGTTCACCGGGGCGGCCTTCGGCACCGGGCAGCTGACCCACCCGGAGCGGGCGATCCGGGTCACCGGCGCGCTCGGCGCCCTCGCGGTCGCCAGCGTCGCCCTGCGCGACTGTGTCATCCCGGACGCGGTCACCACGCTCGTCGACGTCGCCTACGACGCGCTCGGGCATCCCCCCACCCACTGA